Genomic window (Salvelinus namaycush isolate Seneca chromosome 27, SaNama_1.0, whole genome shotgun sequence):
gtcctagtacagtccactaaatggggtcagtcctagtacagtctaCTCAATGgcgtcagtcctagtacagtgtagtctactaaatggggtcagtcctagcacagtgtagtccactaaatcgggtcagtcctagtacagtctactacatggggtcagtcctagtacagtgtagtctactaaatggggtcagtcctagtacagtgtagtccacTAAATGAGGTCAGTCCTAGAACAGTGTAgtcaactaaatggggtcagtccttgtacagtctactaaatggggtcaggcCTTGtacagtctactaaatggggtcagtccttgtacagtgtagtccactaaatggggtcagtcccagTATAGTCTACTATATGGGATCAGTCCTAGAACAGTGTGGGAGGTTCCATCGGGCCCTAGGACTTCCCAGGGGATTTACTGACTGCATTCGCTAGTTCCATCGGGCCCTAGGCCTTGCCAGAGGATTTACTGGCTGCATTCCCTAGTTCCATCAGGCCCTAGGACTTCCCAGGGGATTTACTGGCTGCATTCGCTAGGTCCATCGGGCTCTAGGACTTCCCAGGGGATTTACTGGCTGCATTCGCTAGTTCCATCGGGCCctaggggtcggaatactttctgaaggctctgtagataaatgtggagtaagtcaaggggtctgaatacttaacatGTCTAATGGCCATCCCCAAGCCAAGCTGGGTAACGTGTCAAATGGCCATCCCCAAGCCAAGCTGGGTAACATGTCAAATGGCCATCCCCAAGCCTTCTCTACAGATCGATGTCCcacccacgggacggttgagctaatgtgcgctaatgcgattagcatgaggttgtaagtaacaagacattttcccaggacatagacatatatgatattggcagaaagcttcaattcttgttaatctaactgcactgtccaatttacactagctattacagtgaaagaataccatgctattgtttgagatattcacagttatgtacttgaaaagttattaatattCCAATTAGGcccatttgggcagtcttgatacatcATTTTGAACAgcaatgcaatggttcattggatcagtctaaaactttgcacatacatggctgccatctagtggccaaaatctaaattgcacctgggctggaataatacattatggcctttctcttgcatttcaaagatgatggtacaaaaaaatacaaaaaaacttcttttttttctttgtattatcttttattaATTTAGGCAAAAATTGGAAAAAATGGGCTGCTCCTTAAGAGTTAActgttgaaataaaagatcccagaatatttcctatgccctcccaggcccacctattgctgcgcccctgcccagtcatgtgaaacccatagattagggcctaatgaatgtatttcaattgactgatttctttctatgaactgtaactcggtaaaatatgtgaaattgttgcatgttgcgtttatttttgtgtCGAAAATCAGATTAAAATAGTTAAAAATATATTATATGAATTTAAGATTGATTGAATGCAAATGTAAACCCCTAAATGTGTTCACTATATAATTGGGATATTTCAAAAATGTTAATTATAAAATAGATTCATATTAGTATTTCTTCGTTCAGATTGTCATTGTAAATGTGAATTGGTTCTCAGTTGACATATCTGatcaaataaaggtgaaataaagtaAATGCCATATTATCTTTGGGAAGTCTATTTGATTCTAAATTGGGACtataagaatattttgaagataaatacacaaggCAGAgtacgagagagacagaggacgagaggtcaatacagtaatcaatggaaatagtgttttttcctGTAATAGGGAATTATTGATCAATAGTTCAGCGACATGGGAggatgtagatgtacactaccgttcaacagtttggggtcacttagaaattaccttgtttttaaaagaaagcaattttttgtccattaaaataacatcaaattgatcagaaatacagtgtagacgttgttaatgttgtaaatgactattgcagctaggaacggcagattttttaaatgatttatctacataggcgtacagaggcccattatcagcaaccatccctcctgtgttccaatgacacgttgtgtttgctaatccaagtttatcaatttaaaaggctaattgatcattagaaaacccttttgcaattatgttagcacagctgaaaactgttgttctgattaaagaagcaataaaacgggtcttctttagactagttgagtatctggagcaatgtaacctctcaaattcatagacaggtgTTGTGGTTTTTTGGCAAAGTAGTTTTTTACCCGGAGACTGTAGTACCACTTTCTCAAAATGAACATAAATGCTGTAGGAGGAGGGGTCTGGTGTTTTACCAGGAGACCGGGACCGATCCCCATTTAGGAATGTATGCCTTGCCTACGCACACTCTGCATGTGTTGCTACCTTTCTGAAAACCCTCACAATTGTTGGCCAACAGATTTTGtcatggagttttcattcaatgggGTTTAGAGTACATTTCATCTTAAGCCTTTTAAATacggttaaatacattttaattagaCTGTTGTCAACAGACTCAATAGAATAcatggagagaacagaatctagttctagaatctagaatacatggagagaacagaatctagttctagaatctagaatacatggagagaacagaatctagttctagaatctagaatacatggagagaacagaatctagttctagaatctagaatacatggagagaacagaatctagttctagaatctagaatacatggagagaacagaatctagTTCTAGAATCTAATCTATCAACTAAAGGAAGTCATAATTCATCTCCAACtgttagatttaaaaatactctgatcttgtagattatttaggtacattttagggttaggaaagtatgtatgaatcataaaaaacaatagtcctataaatctaaTTCTTACTAATCATGGAAGTGTGATGACAACGGCCCAATcgtacatttacataagtgttccgaccctttactcagtactttgttgaaacacctttggcggcgattacagccttgagtcttcttgggtatgacactacaagcttggcacacctgtatttggggagtttctaccattcttctttggagatcctctcaagctctgttaggttggatggggagtgtcgctgcacagctattttcatgtctctccagagatgtttgatcgggttcaagtccgggctctggctgggacactcaaggacaacagtgcagtaatatcgaacaacttcacaacaatacacacatctaaaggaatggaattaacaATATATACAAATTTAGGGGAgtaatgtcagagcggcatagactaagatacagtagaataggatagaatacagtatatacatatgagatgagtaatgcaaaatatgtaaacattattaaagtgactggtgttccatttttaaagtggccagtgattccaagtctatatatataggcagcagcctctaatgtgctagtgattgCTATTTAACAGTATTTAACGAGTTGATggcattgagatagaagctgtttttcagtctctctgtcccagctttcatgtacctgtactgacctcgccttctggatgataacggggtgaacaggcagtggctcggttggttgttgtccttgatgatctttttggccttcctgtgacatcgagtgctgtagatgtcctggagggcaggtagtttgcccccggtgatgcattgggcacaCCACATCaccgggggggtggggggggtgggggggggggggtgcagttgcgggcggtgcagttgccgtaccaggcagtgatacagcctgacaggatgctctcaattgtacacttgtaaaagtttgtgagggttttaggtgcctagccaaatttcttcagcctcctgaggttgaagagtcgctgttgcgccttctacaccacgctgtctgtgtttggtggaccatttcagtttgtcagtgatgtgtacgctgaggaacctgaagttttccaccttctccactgcggtcccatcgatgtggatggggggtgctccctctgccgtttcctgaagtccacgatcatctcctttgttttgttgatgtttggtgagaggttattttcttggcaccacactcccagggccctcacttcCGCCCTGTAGGCTCTCATCATTGCTGGTAATCatgcctactactgttgtgtcgtctgcaaacttgataattgaggcttgcgtggccatgcagtcatgggtgaacaggaagtacaggagggggctgagcaccctTCCTTGTGAGTTTCtgcgaagtggaggtgtttttttctaccttcaccacctgggggtggcccgtcaggaagtccaggacccagttacacAGGGGTGGGTTCAGACCCAAGGCCTCAAGTTTAATGAAGAGcttagagggtactatggtgttgaatgctgagctatagtcaatgaacagcattcttgcataggtattcctcttgtccagatgggatagggcagtgtgatggcgcttgcatcttctgtggatctattggggcgggaatcaaattgaagtgggtctagggtcacaggtaaggtggaggtgatatgatccttgactagtctctcaaagcacttcatgacgacGGAAGTGAGCATGTGGGGAcagtagactgggatagggagagattgaatatgtccgtaatatgtctcatagcaaagggtctgaatacttatgtaaataaggtatttctgttttttatttgtaataattttCCGACAATTTCGAAAAACCtactttcactttgtcattatggggtattgtgtgtagattgatgaggaacattttctatttaatccattttagaataaggctgtaacgtaacaaaatgtggaaaaggtcaaggtgtctgaatactttccgaatgcgctgtaaactaaagttaaaaaaagttcattaaatacatttaaaattaacttgatctgaaaataaaatatgatcctcaactgcgtttccaactccagtcagcagacggcgatgtgcgtttTTCAGCCGATGCTGctagcgtgacgtataatctagtagacggttcttcataaacagctagtcgaccacctcggtagcttgctagccaacatagccgaaagattccaGCTATTTATACCCATTTGGTCtatattagctgctgtgttttagacacacttctgtcgtatctacttctTAACCTATTTCATTTAATATTTACGTTGTttttattagtcagctatagtagctggctggttaaattagcactaatctagtcgctaatgatagctaacTAGCGAGCTaatatccccgaacatgagctccctacaGTTCACCCCTCCTGCTGAAGAAgaagtctgctggacggagaaagaagctctgtgTCTGAaggttgtcgtgaaagaggagaaggaagaggaggatgtcacagtaaaaatagaagtagaggatgaggctgttacagtaaaagaagaagagaaagacgttacagtgaaagaagaggaagacgcgttcagagtgaaagaggaggaggatgttacagtaaaaggagaagagaaagacgtttcagtgaaagaagaggaagacgcgttcagagtgaaagaggagaatgtttcagtaaaagaagaggaagaggaagatgccGATTTTGAAGtgaaggaggaaggagaggatgaggagacggaaggtcagattaacaccagtaaatactaaTATTTAATAACgggggcacaaactctgcagttgttgaactgatgtacACAAACGTGGTTTTAAAGCAGGAATGGTTTTTGtggatacattttaaagtaaaaaaaCAGTCTGGTGTAATTCCGCTACTGTTCCGCTACTATTCTTTCCTCTGCCTGCCACACTGGCTGGTGGACCAAACTAAAACAAGACTTAGAAGACATttagtctacaatcttagatattactactaatgtgaaaacaagacaaaatatgactattcttgctaattttaagacaattgtcaaatactcattacattcattacagacgacAATTGTCGTACAACATCAtagctacgctgttggcatcaccttttacagtggatttccgctgttgtgggcctttaaccatctgtctgactttgttgttcacacaggagagagacgggactatcgtgggtcctctggggagcttcaacaacatcatgaagctgacaagGCAGaaaagagtctctccacatcaggacacctcaagaaacaccatcAGAGACCCACAGGAAAGaaacctcactgctgctctgactgtgggaaacattgcaaatcttcatcaaaactaaaaatacaccagcgagtacacacgggagagaaaccttatagctgtaatcaatgtgggaagagttttactaattCAAGTAATCTgaaaacacaccagagaacacacacaagagagaagccttatagctgtgatcagtgtggcaagagttttactcagtcaagcaacctggtaacacaccagagaacacacacaggagagcagccatatagctgtgatcagtgtggcaagagttttactcagtcaagcaacctggtatcacaccagagaacacacacaggagagcagcCATATAGCTGTGAGCAATGTGGGAAAAACTTTTCTCTGGGAGAACGCCTTAAAgagcaccagagaacacacacaggagagaaaccttatagctgtgatcagtgtggcaagagttttactcagtcatgcaatctggtatcacaccagagaacacacacaggagagcagccatatagctgtgatcaatgtggcaagagttttactcagtcaagcaacctggtatcacaccagagaacacacacaggagagcagcCATATAGCTGTGAGCAATGTGGGAAAAACTTTTCTCGGAGAGAACACCTTAAAgagcaccagagaacacacacaggagagaagccttatagctgtgatcagtgtgggaagagttttactcagtcaagcagCCTGAatagacaccagagaacacacacaggagacaaaccttcttaccactgctctgactgtaATTTGTTTTTATCTCTTGATATATTTGACAGATTGCCAGTAGTGTGAAaacctgtcatcaaggtaaagggtggctactttgaagaatatacaatattttttgatttgtttaacacttttttggtttcttcAGGATTCCAttattgtgttatttcatagttttgatgtcttcactattattctacaatgtagaaaatagtaaaaataaaaacccttaaatgaggtgtgttttactggtactgtatatatatattattatacatGGCTTAATGCATCATTACATTAGCCATTTATCCCCAATATGAAACTCAACTGGTCTCTTactgtttaaccagaataacatgagttgtgCCCTTCAAACTGGCAAACTGTTAGTCCATAATTAActagtctctcactgttcaacCAGAATGACATGAGTTGTGCCCTTCAAACTGTTAGACTGTTAATCCATAAGCATATTCAGCTActtagtggcaagaaaaagtatgtgaaccctttggaaatacctggtttctgcataaattggtcataaaatttgatcttcatcttggtcacaacaatagacaaacacagtctgcttaaactaataacacacaaactatatgttttcatgtctttattgaacacaccatgtaatCATTcgcagtgcagggtggaaaaagtgtgtgaacccttggatttaataactggttgaccctcctttggcagcaataacctcaaccaaacgttttctgtagttgcggatcacaCCTGCACAACGCTCAGGAGTAATTTTGgacattcctctttacaaaactgcttcagttcagcaatattcttgggatgtctggtgtgaactgctctcttgaggtcatgccacagcatctcaatcggattgaggtcaggactctgactgggccactccagaaggcgtattttcttctgtttaaGCTATTCTGTTGTtcatttacttctgtgttttgggtcgttgtcctgttgcatcacccaacttgagcttcaattggaggacagatagcctaacattctcctgcaaaatgtattGAGAAACTTGGGGATTTATTTTTCCCTTGATGAttgcaagctgtccaggccctgaagcagcaaaacagccccaaaccacgatgctccctccaccatactttacagtagggatgaggttttgatgttgctgtgctgtgcctttttttctccacacatggTTTTGTgttttccttccaaacaactcaactttagtttaatgtATCCACAGAACATGTTGCCAGTAGctctgtggaacatccaggtgcacttttgcaaacttcagacatgcagcaatgttttttttggacagcagtggtttcttccgtggtgtcctcccatgaacaccattcttgtttagtgttttacgtattgtagactcgtcaacagagatgttatcatgttccagagatttctgtaagtctttggctgacactaggattcttcttaacttcattgagcattctgcactgtgctcttgcagtcatctttgctgGACGGCCACTcccagggagagtagcaacagcgcTGAACTTtatccatttatagacaatttgtcttaccgtggactgatgaacatcaaggcttttagagatacttttgtaaccctttccagctttatgcaagtcaacaattcttaatcttaggtcttctgagatctattttgttcgaggcatggttcacatcaggcaatgcttcttgtgaatagcaaactcaaattttgtgagtctttattatagggcagggcagctctaaccaacatctccaatctcgtctcattggtctccaggttagctgactcctgactccaattagcttttgtagaagtcattagcctaggggttcacatactttttccaacctacactgtgaatgtttaaatgatgtattcaatatagacaagaaaaatacaataatttgtttgttattatttattatcaaatttgatgaccaatttatgcagaaatccaggtcattccaaagggttcacatactttttcttgccactgtagatgTCATGTATTGTCATGTTATGTTCTCTACAGTGAATCATCACCAAGTGAAATAAAGTTGATAAGATATTCTTAATAGACATTAAATAAAATGGTTGTTCAGAAATGATTCATTATCATTTTTCTCTCAAGAAATGAACTAAATATTTCACAATAATTATCACTGCTGATATTCACAGATAATAATTACAAGGATCATATTTCTCAGTTGCATTGACCTGCAGACATCAGACACCCCCTCTCCCTTATGCACATGTGACTGAAATGTAACCAATCACAAAAATCACTGAGACAGTTTTGATGGCCCAATAAAGAAACAGCAAGTTTCTGCCAGCCAATGtgataattccagtgcagtacatgtgtagagggataattccagtacagtacatgtgtaaagGCTGTAGAGGGATCATTACAGTACATGTGTAAAGGGTGTAGAGGGATCatttcagtacagtacatgtgtaaatGGTGTAGAGGGATCatttcagtacagtacatgtgtaaatGGTGTAGAGGGATcattccagtacagtacatgtgtagatgGATAatttcagtacagtacatgtgtaaagggtgtagagggataattccagtgcagtacatgtgtaaagggtgcagagggataattccagtacagtacGTGTGTACAGGGTgcagagggataattccagtgcagtacatgttcaaagggtgtagagggataattccagtgcagtacatgtgtaaAGGGTGTAGAGGGATtattccagtgcagtacatgtgtagagggataattccagtacagtacatgtgtaaaggcgataattccagtacagtacatatgtAAAGGGTGttgagggataattccagtgcacTGATTATTTACTGGAGACTTAAAatgctgaaaacaggtccctagtggaatgacaacaacatggctgcttgttaaagaagagatggagggagagagagaggtaaccatatgctggaaacaggtccctagtggaatgacaacaacatggctgcttgttaaataagagagggagagagagaggtaaccataTACATTGCACATGGACCGTAAGAAATCCTGAATGTATTGAACTGCCTGGGCTCGCAGGGGAGGtgttaattcataacccatcatttatacctattaattcataacccatcatttatacctttTGCTCGAAAGGGGCGGTTCAGGCAGGCTGGCACGCTCCCTGACCTTACTTCttacttggcaggaactaatggggatccttaataaaccccaggaagagtagttgctgccttggcaggaacacaGTCAtgtgatacgtggtatagaaaagtccaatcttaggagagttcatgggaggcactatactgtgtgtctgcaggtgtctatctggtcaaaaccactgatacaggagcccctccaccctctggtgggatggatcatgtctacagagaaacctagattcaaatacttagatttgtgtgtattgggtatatgttgtgaaattgt
Coding sequences:
- the LOC120022383 gene encoding zinc finger protein 239-like; this translates as MSSLQFTPPAEEEVCWTEKEALCLKRRDYRGSSGELQQHHEADKAEKSLSTSGHLKKHHQRPTGKKPHCCSDCGKHCKSSSKLKIHQRVHTGEKPYSCNQCGKSFTNSSNLKTHQRTHTREKPYSCDQCGKSFTQSSNLVTHQRTHTGEQPYSCDQCGKSFTQSSNLVSHQRTHTGEQPYSCEQCGKNFSLGERLKEHQRTHTGEKPYSCDQCGKSFTQSCNLVSHQRTHTGEQPYSCDQCGKSFTQSSNLVSHQRTHTGEQPYSCEQCGKNFSRREHLKEHQRTHTGEKPYSCDQCGKSFTQSSSLNRHQRTHTGDKPSYHCSDCNLFLSLDIFDRLPVV